The segment ACAGGTATTTAAGTTACTATTGGAAATGTTAAATGTGCTTAATATAATAATTACGAAATTTTGGAAGGCGGTTATTAGGGACAAAGCAAATCAATGCAAATAGAATTTAAAAACAAAAAGACCCCTCCGTAGGGGTCTTTTTGCGCATTCCTATACGTTTAGGAAGCAAAGTAAACCGTTCAAAAGGGGTATTGGGAATAGAGATCTCATTTGAGGTTACCAGGGGGATAACCACAAACAAATTATAACAAAATCCGACAAGCTTTGCAAGCTTTTTTGTAAAAAATAATTATAATAGTTATTTAAGGTCCTTTTTTTGTTAACCTACCTTTTATCATTCCAAAATTTCCTATATAATAATAGATAACTAATCCTGCGGTGGTAGAATTTAGATAAACAAGCCAAGAGGATTATTTACAATTAATAAGCCTATAAGTATTTTTTATTATTTTAGGATAATTACATCTATATATAAAAAACTTATTCTTATATAATACTAGATATATAAGGTATATTAATAAAATGAGGTGAACTTATGAAGGTTTATTTAGATAATAGCGCTACAACAAGACCTAGAGATGAGGTAATTGAAGAAATATCCTATATGCTAAGAGTTCAATATGGGAACCCATCATCTCTACATAGAATGGGATTAGAAGTTGAAAAACGAATTGAAAATTCAAGAAAAGTTGTAGCAGAATTTCTAAGATGCGATAAAGATGAGATATTCTTTACTTCAGGAGGTACAGAATCAAATAACATTGCTATTCAAGGTATAATAAACAAAAATATAAAAAGAGGAGATCATATAATCACAACAAAATTTGAACATTCCTCAGTGTTAAATGTTGTAAAGTATTATGAAAACAAAGGAATAAAAGTAACCTATCTAGATTTAGATGAATATGGTATGATAAATTTGGAGCAATTAGAAAATAGTATTAGTGAAAGCACCATTTTAGTAACCATAATGATGGTAAATAATGAAATAGGAACTATACTCCCAATAGAATCTATTAGTAAAGTAGTAAAAAATAAAAATAGAAATACAAAGATACATGTTGACGGTATCCAAGCCTTCAGTAAGCTAGATATAGATATTAGAAAACTAAATATAGATACATTTTCTTTTAGCAGTCATAAGGTTTATGGTCCTAAAGGAGTAGGTGGACTATATGTTAAAAAGGACATTATACTAGAACCTATAATCTTTGGGGGAAATCAAGAAAGAGGAGTAAGGTCAGGTACTGAAAATGTACCTGGAATTATTGGTTTCGGAAAAGCTGTTGAGATCCTAAAAGAAAAATACAAGGAAGAAGCTGAGGAAATAAAAAAGCTTAAAGCCTATTTTGTTAAGAAGCTTAAAGACAAGATAGATAACATTAGAATTAACAGTTTTCTGGATGATAGATGTGCTCCTCATATTTTAAATGTTTCATTTATGGATGTTAGAGGAGAGGTATTATTGCACTATCTTGAGGATAATGGAGTATATGTATCTACAGCATCAGCTTGCTCTTCACATGGAAAAGGAAAGAGCCATGTATTGAAATCTATAGGTCTGAAAGATAATGAGA is part of the Proteiniborus sp. DW1 genome and harbors:
- a CDS encoding cysteine desulfurase family protein, with translation MKVYLDNSATTRPRDEVIEEISYMLRVQYGNPSSLHRMGLEVEKRIENSRKVVAEFLRCDKDEIFFTSGGTESNNIAIQGIINKNIKRGDHIITTKFEHSSVLNVVKYYENKGIKVTYLDLDEYGMINLEQLENSISESTILVTIMMVNNEIGTILPIESISKVVKNKNRNTKIHVDGIQAFSKLDIDIRKLNIDTFSFSSHKVYGPKGVGGLYVKKDIILEPIIFGGNQERGVRSGTENVPGIIGFGKAVEILKEKYKEEAEEIKKLKAYFVKKLKDKIDNIRINSFLDDRCAPHILNVSFMDVRGEVLLHYLEDNGVYVSTASACSSHGKGKSHVLKSIGLKDNEIEGAIRFSFSHYNTLEEMDYVIEKLEQSVKDIRRITMR